Within Vannielia litorea, the genomic segment GCGCTCGAGGCGCTCGATGGTCGCGACTGGGGGCTGATCCTGCGGTCGTCCTGCCTGGGGGCCGACGAGGCGGATATCGCCGAGGACATCGCTGCCATGATCGCCGGCGCCGAGGCCGCGCTTTCGGCCACCGAGCCGGGCGAGGTGCACCCCGGCGACGGCCCGCACCTCACCGCCTGGCGCGAGTGGACCGGCCCCGCCGAGGTGATCACCGAGGCCGGCAGCTTCGAGAGCCACGGCGTGCTCGATGCGCTGGCCGCACTGCAGGGGCCGCGCGAGCGGGCCGGGGAGGCCACGCTCTACGTGGAGCCCACCCGCGCGCTCGTCGCCGTCGATGTGAACACCGGCGGAGACATGTCGCCCGCCGCCGCGCTCAAGGCCAACATCGCCGCCGCCAAGGCGCTGCCGCGGGCGTTGCGGTTGCGGGGGCTGGGCGGCCGCATCGTGGTGGATTTCGCGCCCATGCCCAAGGGCCAGCGCAAACAGCTCGAACAGTCACTGAAGGCCGCCTTCCGCGCCGATCCGATCGAGACCGTCCTCGCCGGCTGGACGCCACTGGGCCAGTATGAAATGCAACGAAAGCGCGAGCGCCTGCCGCTCGCCCTGACGCTGCCCGAGGAGATCCGATGAGCTGCCCGATCTGCGGCAAGAAGACCGAGCAGGACTATCGCCCGTTCTGCTCCCGTCGCTGCGCCGACCTCGATCTCGGCAAGTGGCTCACCGGAGCCTATGCGGTGCCCTCCGACGACCCCGAGGACCTGGAGGAGGCCGCGCGCCTCGCCGAGGAGGCACCTGCCCCCAAGCCTCACTGAGGGCACCTCTCGGCGCCGGTGCGGCCCGGGTCCCGCATTTTCGCACATCCGCTTGATCCATGTCATGGGAGCCTGGCGCTGCGGCGTTAGAAGCTTTGCCGCAGATGCAGCAAAAGAGGCCCCGATGCGCCTGACGACCCGAACCGATCTCGCCATGCGCGTTCTGATGTTCTGCGCCACGCGGCGCGGGCGCCTGCACCGGTCGATCGACATCGCCCTGGCTTGCAACGTCTCCGTGAACCACCTGATGCAGGTGGTGCCGGTGCTGCACCGGCTGGGCTACGTCGTCGCCACCCGCGGCCGGTCCGGCGGGGTGGAGCTGGCCGCGCGCCCCGAAGCCCTGCGCGTGGGCGAGGTGTTTCGCCACTTCGAGGCGCAATTGCCCTTCAACGAATGTTTCTCCGAGGGGGGCAACACCTGCCCGCTCACCCCCTGTTGTCGCATGCGTCCGGCCCTGGCGGCCGCGGTCGAGGCCTTCTATGCCGCGCTCGACGAGGTTTCCCTCGCCGACCTGGTGGCGGACAACAGCGGGCTCGAGTCGCTCTTTGCGCAAAACGCGGCGGACCCCGTCCCCAAGGTCTGTGCCCGGGCGCAGGCGACGCCCGGCAGATCGGCGGGCCCGCGCGTCAGGTGACCGTCCTTGGCCCTCAGGACATGGCCACCTTTCACAACCATTGCTAGAAAACAGGCTGGCGCAGGATCGCGGGGCCTGTAAAAAGTCACCAGGGCAAGCTCAGGGTAACTCAGGGTAACGATGGCCAGAACAGCCGAGAAACCGCCGGTCGTCGTTGGAATCGCCGCCTCCGCGGGCGGGCTCGAGGCGATGTCTCTCTTTCTTCAGAACCTGCCCAAGGGCCTGAACTGTGCCTATGTGCTGGCCCAGCACATGTCGCCAAGCCACGAGAGCATGCTGGTCAAGCTGCTCTCGCGGGAGACGGCGCTCGAGGTGCGCGAGATCCGGGAGCCGGTCGAGCCCAGGGCCGACACCATTTACATCCCGCCTCCGGGCAGCGACGTGGGCCTGCACGAGGGCCGGCTCGAGGTGCTCACCCCGGCGGGCCACCCAGCCACGCCCAAGCCTTCCGCCGACCGCCTGTTCAAGGCGTTGGCCGAGGGGCTCGGGCCGCGCTGCATGGGGGTGGTGCTCTCGGGCACGGGCAGCGACGGCAGCTATGGCGTGCAGGCGATTCGCGAGGCGGGCGGGATCACGCTGGCGCAGGAGCCCGCCTCGGCCAAGTACGATTCGATGCCCGTGCAGGCGGTGCGCACCGGCTGCGTCGATCTCGTGCTGACGCCCCAGCAGCTCGGCAAGCACCTGGCCCAGATCCTGAACCAGCCGGGCGACCTGGAGGAGCTGAGGAGGATGGGCGAGGAGGCAACCAAGAACGCCGACCTGTTCCAGATCCTCCTGGCCCACACCATGGTCGATTTCCGGCAGTACAAGGAAAGCACGATCAACCGCCGCGTTCACCGCCGCATGGTGGCCAAGGGCATCGGCACCCAGGCCGAGTACATCGACTTTCTGCGCCGCAGCCAGGAGGAGGTCGAGGCGCTCTACAAGGACCTGCTGATCTCGGTCACAAGGTTCTTCCGCGACCGCGAGCAGTTTACCGTGCTGTCCGACGTGATCCGCGACCGGATCCTGGCCAAGCCCGGCGCCACGATGCGCATCTGGGTCGTCGGCTGCGCCACCGGCGAGGAGGCCTATTCCATCGCCGCGCTCTATGCCGAGGCCGCCGGCGGCCTGGAGGCGCTGGGCAAGGAGACCCTGCAGGTCTTTGCCACCGACATCGACGAGCATGCTCTCGCCGTCGGGCGCAAGGGCTCCTACCCGCGCAGCGCGGCCGATGACATTCCGCCCGACCTGCTGGAGAAATACTTCGACATCTCGGGCGACCGGCTGCTGGTTCGCCAGAGCCTGCGCAACTGCGTCATGTTCACCCGGCACAACATCTTCCAGGATGCGCCCTTCATGTCGATCGACCTGGTCAGCATCCGCAACGTGCTGATCTACTTCGACACCAACCTGCAGGACCGGGTGCTGTCACGGGTGCAATATGCCCTGGCGCCCGACGGGCTGCTGTTTCTCGGCACCTCCGAGACCACCGGCGCGATGGAGAGCCACTTCGTGTCCTGCGATCCGGTGGCCAAGATCTACGGCAAGCGCGCCACGCCGACGCTCGACATGGCCAACTTCGGCTCCAACCATGCGATCCGCGCCAGCCGCCGGCTGCTGACCCGGCAGAAGCCGCCCACCCCCGACAACGTCAACGACTGGGGCCATTTTCACGCGCTGGTCGGCGCCTTGGCCGAGAACGCGGTACTGGTGAACCACGAGAGCGCGGTGCTCAAGGTCTACGGCGATCTCGCGCCCTTCAGCCAGATCACCGACGCGATGTTCAAGGGCTTCAACCTGCGCCTGCTCAAGACCCCGCTGGCCAACGAGAGCACGACCCTGGTGCTGGTGGCGCTGAAGAACATGAAGATGCGGGTCGGCCAGTGGCACCGGATCGACGGGCGCGACTTCAACCACGCCCGGCTGGTGGCCTATCCGATCCAGCCGCAGGGCCAGGGCGACCGCTATGTGCTGCTCGCCATCGAGACAGAACTGCGCGCCACCCCGGAGGCCCGGGACGAGGAGCGCACCGATTACCTGACCTACATCGAAACCGAGCTGAGCCGCACCCGCGAGGCGCTGAACGTGACGATGGAGCAGCTGCAAACCTCCAACGAGGAGCTGCAATCGCTGAACGAAGAGCTGCAAAGCTCGAACGAGGAGCTGCAAAGCACCAACGAGGAGCTGGAGACCTCCAACGAGGAGCTGCAATCGACCAACGAGGAGCTGATCACGGTCAACGAGGAGCTGATCGTCAATTCCACCGAGTTGCAGCGCACCACCGCCGAGCTGAACGGCATCGTCGACGGGCTGCCGACGACCATGCTGATGCTCGACCAGGGCCTGCTGATCCGCCATGCCTCCCGCCGTGCTATCACGGAGTTTCATCTGCGCATCCGCGGCCAGTCGATGGGCCATATCTCCCAGTGCCATCTGCCCGAGGGTTACCCGCCGATCGTCGATCTGTGCTCCGAGGCGCTGCTCAGCCGAAAGTTCGTGTCGCGCCAGTTCGGCGTCGGTATGCGGCGGTTTCTGCTCACCATCGCGCCGCTGGTCAACGGCAGCGACGAGCTGATCGGCCTGGTGGTGATGGTCACCCAGCTTGAAAGCTCTCTCGAGACCTCGCTCAACGACGCCCTCCGGCGCTTCGGCAAGATCGGCACCTGGCAGGTCCAGCTTCCGGAGTACGAGCTGAAATGGTCGGAGGAAACCTACGCGATACACGGCCTGCCCGCCGATCATGGCCCGGTCACGATGGACCGTGCGCTCGAATTCTATCACCCCGACGACCGGGAGGCCGTGCGTGCCCGGCTCGACAAGGCCCTGGAGGAGTGCGACAGCTTCCACTTCACGGCGCGGCTCAACCGTGCCGACGGGCAGCTGATCGTGGTCGAAAGCTCCGGCACCGTCATCGCCGACCGGCTCAACACGCCGGCCGCCGTGGTGGGGGTGATCCGCAACTACTCGCTCATGCAGACCGAGAGCATGCTGCTGCGCCTCTACAACGAGGTCAGCACCGACGAGGGCATCGGCCTGTACTCCTACGATGTGATCCACGGGGTGAACTACTGGAACCCCAAGCTCTACAGCCTGTTCGGCATCGACCCCTCGGTGCCGCCCAGCATCGAGGCGGCGCTCGAACGTCTGTCGCCCGAGAGCGCCGCGAAGGTGCGTGTGCTTCTCGATGCCGCCATGACCCACGGCGACCCCTATGATTTCGAGGGCGAGATCCGCATGCCGGACGGCAGCTTTGCCCCCTACCGCAGCACCGGCCGCCCGTACCGCAACGACGAAGGCCGGATCAGCCACGTCTTCGGCACCCTTCGGCTCCTCGAGAATGGCTGACCGGACCTTACCCGCCGCCGCCGCGCGTTAACCTTCCGGTAACCGTTTTGCGCCGATACTCGGCGCGTTCGAAGGTTCGAGCGGCGGGGGATGTGCAATGTGGATCGGTGGCAGAGCCATGGACGGCGAAAATTCGAGTCAAATTGCGATCTCTCTGTTCCGTGACACCACCACGAACCAGTGGTTCGTCGAACGGGTGGAGTTCAACCTCGGCGCCACCCGCACCAGGACCAGCTTCACCGTGCCCCAGCCGCTCGGGCAGGCCTTCACGGCGGAGTTTCTGGAACAGCTTCAGCCGCTCTTGCCCACATCGCACGACCGTGGCCTGCTGGCCGACAGCCAGGCCCATGTCGCCATCGCCCACCTGTCGCTCGCGGGCATCCGGGTGGCGGCGCAGGCGGCCTTCGACGGCATCCAGAAGGTCTGGGTCCGGTTCCAGCGCGCCTTCGGGTCGGTGCAGGCCATGCTGCTGCCCCGGCACCGCACCGAGCAGGCCGCCGAGAATGCGTTGCACTACGTCGCGGCCACCGCGCTGCTCGACCTGCTGCTGCCCTGCCTCGACATGCTCCGCCTCGACCTGCCCGCCAGCGCCGCGCCCGACCTCGCGGCCGAGCGGGTCTCGGCGCGACTCGGCACCCTCCAGGCCAAGAAGCACGATCTCGAGTTCTACGTCGGCCTCCTGACCCGCTACATCGCGCGCTCTCCCGCGCCTGAGACCGGCGCAACCCTGCCGGAGCCCGATCGCGGCGCCTCGGCGCTGCAGGGTTTTCGGCTGCCGGGCCCGATCGCGGTGCGCTAGCGCAGGGCAGGGCGTCGTTTCCGGGGGTGACATCCGCCAGCGCCTGTGGATGCTGGGCCGAAAGACTGCATGAAAGGCCCCGCCATGAACAAGCACGCCCCCAATTCGCCCGAAGCCCGCGACATCGCCTACCACCTGCACAGCTACACCAACGCCGAGCTGCACCAGGAGGTCGGCCCCACGGTGATCGAGCGGGGCGCCGGCATCCATGTCTGGGACAACACCGGCAAGCGCTACGTCGAGGCGCTCTCCGGCCTCTGGTCGGTCGGCGTGGGCTTCGGCGAGGAGCGCCTGGTGAAGGCCGCCACCGAGCAGATGCAGAAGCTGCCCTATTACCAGACCTTCGCGCACCGCTCCCACGGCCCCGCCATCGACCTTGCGGAGAAGCTGGTCAGCATCGCCCCGGTGCCGATGAGCAAGGCCTATTTCACCAACTCCGGCTCCGAGGCCAATGACACGGTGGTCAAGTTCCTCTGGTACCGCTCCAACGCCCTGGGCAAGCCGGAGAAGAAAAAGATCATCTCCCGCTTCCGTGGCTATCATGGCGTTACCGTGGCTTCGGCCTCGCTGACGGGGCTGCCCTACAACCACCGCAGCTTCGACCTGCCGATCAACGGCATCCTGCACACCACCTGCCCGCACTACTGGAAGGAGGGCCGGGACGGCGAGAGCGAGGAAGAGTTCGCCAGCCGCTGCGCCGCCGATCTCGACGCGATGATCCAGGCCGAGGGCCCCGATACCGTCGCCGCCTTCATCGGCGAGCCGGTCATGGGGGCAGGGGGCGTGGTGGTGCCGCCCAAGGGCTACTGGCAGAAGATCCAGGCGGTTCTGGCCAAGTACGACATCCTGCTGGTCGCCGACGAGGTGATCTGCGGCTTCGGGCGCACCGGCAACCTCTGGGGCAGCCAGACCTTCGACATCAAGCCCGATATCCTGGTGACCTCCAAGCAGATCACGTCGTCCTACTTCCCGCTCTCCGCCGTGCTCCTGAATGAGCGCGCCTACGCCCCGATCCAGGACGAATCGGGCCGCATCGGCACCCTGGGCCATGGCGTGACCGGCGCCGGCCACCCGGTGGGCGCCGCCGTGGCGCTGGAGAACATCGCCATCATCGAGGAGCGCGGTCTGGTCGCCAACGCCGCCAGGCAGGGCGAGCCCCTGCGCGCGGGCCTCAAGGCGCTCGCCGATGAGTTCGAGCTGGTGGGCGAGATGCGCGGCATCGGCCTCATCGCCGCCCTCGAGATGGACCCGGGCAGGGCGAAGGACGAGATGGCCGTCGGCGCGCTGGGCACCGCGATGAACGTCGCGCTGATGCGCCATGGCGTCATCGCCCGCAACCTGGGCGACACCATCGCCTTCTGCCCGCCGCTCATCATTGACGACGAGGGCGTGGCCGAGATAATCGCGGGCGTCGAGAAGGCCCTGAAGGACGTGAGTGCCGCGCACGGTTGAGCGGCCCAACCGACGCGGACCAGTTGCCGCCCTAATCCCCCGTCATCCTCGGGCTTGACCCGAGGATCTCTCGCCACACAGGAGATCCTCGGGTCAAGCCCGAGGATGACGGCTCACCCACTCACCCCTTGGGCAGCACCGGCGCCGTCCGCTCCAGGGCCAGTTCCGCGTCCGAAAACTTCCACGGCCCGCGCAGCCCCGGCACGCCCTCGGGCGCGATCTGCATGCCCCGCGCCACCACCTGCGGGTCGGCCAGGGCCTCGCCCACGTCGTTGATCGGCCCGGCGGGCACGGTGGCCGCCTCGAAGGCGGCCAGCAGCGCCAACTTGTCCCAGCTCGCCGTCGCCGCCTCGATCAGCGGCGTCAGCGCCTCGCGGTGCGTCACCCGGCCCGGATTGGTGGCAAAGCGCGGATCGTCCGCCAGCCCCTCGAGCCCCAGCACCCCGCAGAACCGCCGGAACTGCCCGTCATTGCCCACCGCGATGATGATATGCCCGTCCTTCACCGGCACCACCTGATAGGGCCCGAGGTTGCGATGCCAGGAGCCGGTGCGCTCCGGCGGCACGCCGGTGGCCAGGTAGTTCATCCCCTGGTTCGCCAGCATCGCCACCGCGCAATCCAGCAGGCTCATGTCGATGTGCTGCCCCCGGCCGGTCCGGTGCCGCTGCTCCACCGCCGCCAGGATGCCGATGGTCGAGTAGAGCCCGGTCACGATATCCGTCACCGCCACGCCAAACCGCGTCGGCTGCCCCTCGGGGTCGCCGGTGATGTCCATCAGCCCGCTCATCCCCTGCAACAGGTAGTCGTAGCCCGCCCTCTTCGCATAGGGCCCGTCCTGCCCGAAGCCGGTGACAGAGCAGTAGATCAGCGCCGGGTTCACCTCCGCCAGGCTCGCGTAGTCCAGCCCGTATTTCGCCAGTCCGCCCACCTTGAAGTTCTCGATCAGGATATCGGCGCCCGCCGTCAGCTCGCGCACCCGCGCCTGCCCCTCCGGCTGGCGGAAGTCGACCACCTCGCTCACCTTGCCCCGGTTGGCCGAGTAGTAATAGGCCGCGCTCACGTCGCCCTCGCGCTCGATGAAGGGCGGCCCCCACTTGCGGGTGTCGTCTCCCTCCGGGCTCTCCAGCTTGATCACCTCAGCGCCCAGGTCGGCCAGCGCCTGGCCGATCCACGGCCCCGCGAGGATCCGCGCCATCTCGATCACCTTCAGCCCTTCCAGCGGTTTCATCACGCCTCCCTTGCCAATTCGCGCCACCCTAGCGCCCTCCGGCTGTTGCGGAAACACTGCGTTTCCGGCGCAGCTGGTGCCGCCCCCCTTCTGACACGCCGGGGTTGCGCGTATTGACATCCAAAAGCTCCCAGATCGGTATGCCCAGATGAAATCCACCGCCCGCATGCTCGCCTTTCTCGCAGCCCTCACCGGCCTCGCCGCGCCCGCGCAGGCGGCCGAACGTGCGCTTCTGGGCTGGGGACGGATCTTCACCAACGACGTGCTGGGCGATGGCTACGACCGCTGGCGCACCGGCGCCTACACCATCTCCATCGCCTACGGCCCCGACTGGAC encodes:
- a CDS encoding ribonuclease E/G, with the protein product MKGTQIILDHVAGREAAALMVDGRLDDLLIDAPGTVRPGAIWRAQAERQAKGQGGIFLAAEGQRFWFRQAKGIAPGQPLVVQVTGYAEVEKAPPVTRSLTFKSRYVIVTPDAPGVNLARSIRDEEERDRLKLAALEALDGRDWGLILRSSCLGADEADIAEDIAAMIAGAEAALSATEPGEVHPGDGPHLTAWREWTGPAEVITEAGSFESHGVLDALAALQGPRERAGEATLYVEPTRALVAVDVNTGGDMSPAAALKANIAAAKALPRALRLRGLGGRIVVDFAPMPKGQRKQLEQSLKAAFRADPIETVLAGWTPLGQYEMQRKRERLPLALTLPEEIR
- a CDS encoding DNA gyrase inhibitor YacG is translated as MSCPICGKKTEQDYRPFCSRRCADLDLGKWLTGAYAVPSDDPEDLEEAARLAEEAPAPKPH
- a CDS encoding RrF2 family transcriptional regulator — translated: MRLTTRTDLAMRVLMFCATRRGRLHRSIDIALACNVSVNHLMQVVPVLHRLGYVVATRGRSGGVELAARPEALRVGEVFRHFEAQLPFNECFSEGGNTCPLTPCCRMRPALAAAVEAFYAALDEVSLADLVADNSGLESLFAQNAADPVPKVCARAQATPGRSAGPRVR
- a CDS encoding chemotaxis protein CheB, whose translation is MARTAEKPPVVVGIAASAGGLEAMSLFLQNLPKGLNCAYVLAQHMSPSHESMLVKLLSRETALEVREIREPVEPRADTIYIPPPGSDVGLHEGRLEVLTPAGHPATPKPSADRLFKALAEGLGPRCMGVVLSGTGSDGSYGVQAIREAGGITLAQEPASAKYDSMPVQAVRTGCVDLVLTPQQLGKHLAQILNQPGDLEELRRMGEEATKNADLFQILLAHTMVDFRQYKESTINRRVHRRMVAKGIGTQAEYIDFLRRSQEEVEALYKDLLISVTRFFRDREQFTVLSDVIRDRILAKPGATMRIWVVGCATGEEAYSIAALYAEAAGGLEALGKETLQVFATDIDEHALAVGRKGSYPRSAADDIPPDLLEKYFDISGDRLLVRQSLRNCVMFTRHNIFQDAPFMSIDLVSIRNVLIYFDTNLQDRVLSRVQYALAPDGLLFLGTSETTGAMESHFVSCDPVAKIYGKRATPTLDMANFGSNHAIRASRRLLTRQKPPTPDNVNDWGHFHALVGALAENAVLVNHESAVLKVYGDLAPFSQITDAMFKGFNLRLLKTPLANESTTLVLVALKNMKMRVGQWHRIDGRDFNHARLVAYPIQPQGQGDRYVLLAIETELRATPEARDEERTDYLTYIETELSRTREALNVTMEQLQTSNEELQSLNEELQSSNEELQSTNEELETSNEELQSTNEELITVNEELIVNSTELQRTTAELNGIVDGLPTTMLMLDQGLLIRHASRRAITEFHLRIRGQSMGHISQCHLPEGYPPIVDLCSEALLSRKFVSRQFGVGMRRFLLTIAPLVNGSDELIGLVVMVTQLESSLETSLNDALRRFGKIGTWQVQLPEYELKWSEETYAIHGLPADHGPVTMDRALEFYHPDDREAVRARLDKALEECDSFHFTARLNRADGQLIVVESSGTVIADRLNTPAAVVGVIRNYSLMQTESMLLRLYNEVSTDEGIGLYSYDVIHGVNYWNPKLYSLFGIDPSVPPSIEAALERLSPESAAKVRVLLDAAMTHGDPYDFEGEIRMPDGSFAPYRSTGRPYRNDEGRISHVFGTLRLLENG
- a CDS encoding aspartate aminotransferase family protein, with the translated sequence MNKHAPNSPEARDIAYHLHSYTNAELHQEVGPTVIERGAGIHVWDNTGKRYVEALSGLWSVGVGFGEERLVKAATEQMQKLPYYQTFAHRSHGPAIDLAEKLVSIAPVPMSKAYFTNSGSEANDTVVKFLWYRSNALGKPEKKKIISRFRGYHGVTVASASLTGLPYNHRSFDLPINGILHTTCPHYWKEGRDGESEEEFASRCAADLDAMIQAEGPDTVAAFIGEPVMGAGGVVVPPKGYWQKIQAVLAKYDILLVADEVICGFGRTGNLWGSQTFDIKPDILVTSKQITSSYFPLSAVLLNERAYAPIQDESGRIGTLGHGVTGAGHPVGAAVALENIAIIEERGLVANAARQGEPLRAGLKALADEFELVGEMRGIGLIAALEMDPGRAKDEMAVGALGTAMNVALMRHGVIARNLGDTIAFCPPLIIDDEGVAEIIAGVEKALKDVSAAHG
- a CDS encoding CaiB/BaiF CoA transferase family protein codes for the protein MKPLEGLKVIEMARILAGPWIGQALADLGAEVIKLESPEGDDTRKWGPPFIEREGDVSAAYYYSANRGKVSEVVDFRQPEGQARVRELTAGADILIENFKVGGLAKYGLDYASLAEVNPALIYCSVTGFGQDGPYAKRAGYDYLLQGMSGLMDITGDPEGQPTRFGVAVTDIVTGLYSTIGILAAVEQRHRTGRGQHIDMSLLDCAVAMLANQGMNYLATGVPPERTGSWHRNLGPYQVVPVKDGHIIIAVGNDGQFRRFCGVLGLEGLADDPRFATNPGRVTHREALTPLIEAATASWDKLALLAAFEAATVPAGPINDVGEALADPQVVARGMQIAPEGVPGLRGPWKFSDAELALERTAPVLPKG